The region tatacattttccagCTGTCCTACTTGGCCGTCCCGATATGTCACTGTGATATTCTGCATCTGACAATTCATATTATCCTCCGCCTCTATCAGTTTACCGCGATAAACCTCACCGGTGTTTGTCTCGCAGGTTATAATGTGGCCTTCCGCTTCGTGAAGCACTTTGATAGGAACTCCGATCGACATGGTATGaccaatcaaaaatatttctctttgcaaaaaaaaaaagaatatctttattaGATTTCCGTCCTTTATGTCCAGGACGCGCTTTAATGATTCTCTTACCTTATAAATACTTGCTGAaatctaaaatcaatattatggTTATGGTTATGGTTATGGAGGGAACCGAATGTTTTCGCACACTGACAGGGTGGAGGGGGAATGAACATTGTTCGATCAATACATCGAGAAGAATCGATTCTCGTTGAAAGATCGATTATCTTCTCCaatctttaaatttgattgaatttttttttattcgacgtTACTAGATCTCTGATTCTGAAAACCGctctaaataaatgtaaattgttaTCTTTCATGATCGCGGAGGAgagattatttgtataaacatctgtttattacaaaaacgtttgaaagatttatttagacTATTTGTACGACCGCGTAATGaatgtatgcataaaaatGATCAATCACACGTGtctaatgaatattatatttttgcgttcTGTATATTAGACATGTCATCagtttttgcatatttttctatacatatgtattatgcGGCTATACAAATACGTCCGAATAGAGTTTTAAGATCATGAAATATGTagacatatttacatatatagatagaatATACAGATTTGcataatagaaatatcaatCACAATGCAAActctgcaaaataaaatagtaagatTTAAATGTTTGTTATGCCTCTAACAACACACACGTTCAAAGGACATGTACAGAGAATgtaaaacatgtttttaattaaggaTGTGAATCTTCAACTAAAtttcctatataaaatatttcaatttctagTAGGaagagtatattatataaaatatatttatctaacatataataattcacattTACTATGTGAATGCTTGAAGgcatattaaaagtataaatttcaatcaaaattcGCAATATCATTAGGTAGCCACCGTGTTAAAAGATAAACCGTTTATTgcagcaaaaatttttcattacagaGAAAATAAGATCGCACCTCGTGTTTAAACGTTTGggagatattttttgtacagtAGCTACAATATAACTCGGAGAGAGGTGCCGGTTAAAGTTCTATATAAAGTAGTCGAGAACACACAAAAAACGATTGCCGGCCTTCGTTAAGGgtgatgcatttatatatattttgtttttaaatatacataaatatagtccactataattataaacgttTTAGAACTGTTAAAAGGTCCGTAAGGGCtgggaagaagaagaagacgagaggaggaagaagagggTGAATGAAGGGAAGATGAGAGGAAAGGAAAAAAGGGAGGAACGTATGGGAGTACACTAACTTCGTTTTACGTACGTGAAACCTAAATGTCTAAAGCATTTCAAAGGATGGTAAttgtaatcatataatatattaaaaagttgatgttactttttttaatagcttaAACGTACTAATATCAATCGTAATAATTACAAGCATCGTGTTACGTCCTTATATAGTCAGCCAAGTACGACCGTCGCTGATAATCTTCTTATTCttctcttattctttttctttctttttttttctctctcatctcctataaatcatttatattcctGTGCATCCATTCTTCTGCCTCACTCTCGCAAGCATCTCTATCCATCATGTATACACATTCTTTCAATCactctccctttttctctttctttctatcatTCGATCGCTCTCGCTAGGCAAGATTATTCCGATATTGCGATACatgttagaaaaatatgcTATGCCTAAAATAGGATGAAGGCCTGAAGGCAACCATTCCGATATTACTGATAATCGGTGTGTATATGTCAGTGTATTGCGTGTCATGTGTTCCGCGCATTTTCTTCTATACACGATTCTGATTTCTCTCATCAGCGTTCCTAAAAGTGCgccaaaaacaaaaaaaaaaaatagaaaatagatcCATCGACGATCTTAATACATGATAAGATGTACATATTGTCTATGTGAAGTCATAGAGTCGTTCCGTAAAAATCGCCAAGAAtcgttatatcaaattattgtgAGTATACTGAAAAATCCACATCTGACAGTCTTAATTTCTAGATATcgttaaattgtaaattttttgaaagtttaGTTACGATGTAGCTTATTCGAAGAAATAAGATCGTTTTAAAGGATTTTTGGCGGCGATACGTGAAATATTTGGTAACGGGAAAACTGCATATTTGTTGTTCGTTCTAttctaaagaaagaaaattagcaCTTGATAGACCTTACGATTACATTTAACAGAAcgctttatatttatcgaaaataaaaaagatctttgTTATACACATACTTTTCGAAGCGAcgcgaaaataaatcttaGGCGAATAACAAGAATATGCTACTTTATACAAAACAGGTcctaattacaaaataagaaataaaagaaaggcAGCACGATTTTATATAAGCGCTTTGTCCCaggataagagaaagaaaaaaatatatattattttgttttacgcGGAATCGGAAaactgcaatatatatatatatatttatatttttctctttttcttcaaaaaaattcaaaactctTATAAAGCTCTTAAAGAATTGACTTACACATGGAGCATAAATTTGCGCTGCTTTATCATCTTCTTACTCATCTTGCTTTTTACAAGAATACAACAAAACCGGACAGCTATAACACCTTTTTTCACATGCATGCTATagctttacaaatatatatatagttatttatggacgagaaaaagaaataaagttcgGCACGAATTTTAAgcgcggagaaaaaaaatagagaatatgtatgtgaattataaaattttatcgatgtaATATCCTTCGCGCatgattttaattcatatacgTTCACACTTTATAAACGTTTAATAGTTTTCTTCTTTGTCGTTCATATAATGCCCGGCCTCTCAttagacattttattaatcatttattcttacattATGCGCTGCTATGCAGCACCGGAATACCTCGCGCAGCTATTCTACAAAACTCGCAAAacaagcaaaaataaagaagaaaacgaGTAAACTAATCGACAATTTCAACTACTaacaattcatttatattctaagaaaaatcgaaaattacgTTAAAGAGGGGTTTAATCTACAAATCCCAGATTTGCGGCCGcagtgtaaataattatttgcaatataggttgaaacatatttaatgAGTAATAATTGCTGGTTATATTCACGTGAAGTTGGACATAAACACACAGTACTACTTATACTtcattgcattatttatgaatCAATAGActaatatacttaataattattagactataattattaaccTAAAATTGTGATCACCCATCAACGTCAGCCATTACCTAAGCAACATTccctatttatttatttttttgatatataaacgaaacagtataatgtataaaatttttctagaacAAACCAAAACACTTCTAAGGAGACGCCTGGACTGACTGACCGCACCAAGAGTTCTGCCTTTATGTAAAACGAGCttcatatatttgcaaatttttcatttaagtaaattaataaacataatatatagaataattataaaccatAATAATCATGAAGATAATAAtaggtaataataatagtagtaaGCTGGCAGCAGTTAGTAACCAGATATAttctcaattaaaattctctcgcTAGATGACAAATCTGACTTACATGGCACTGACATCCATTTACAAACCATTCActctcatacacacacacattctaaTTTACGAGCTTTCGTTTATTTGTTCTGTCTGATatattcgtttcttttttcatttttctttctgcgTTTTCTTGATAGTTCAACTACAAAACAATTTTGCTGTTGTTCTTGCGCGCTCACTCACATTCATACACTCACTTTCTCTCGATCTTGCATTCGCTCGTTTCATCCCTCAACGTGCGAATCAGCTGCCAGATAATTTATCTCGTTTtcttcgtgttttttttttttttaatctgtttgtttatatagttataataaccATTTTCCCAACGACTACACACTAAATAgttcaaattttttgcactttttCACCAACAACAACTGGATTGTTGCGCCGAATTTCTTGAGCGCCCATTTCTTTGTAATCGAATTTGCAATCGTGCTTGTCACTGTACCGATGCACGGCACAGAATAGTCCTCCACAACGGCACTCAAATCctgaaaatttatcattgtcAAAGAAACTCGAAGCTTTCATAATACATTactgattattttttgtacttaCCGGTCAAACCAACTTTTTTGCGACATACAGCACAacgatttttcttcttcttagaTTCTTTATCAGTCTCTTTGCTGTCAAAAGAGTCGTCTACATCGCCACTACTCGCCGATGACCCCTCAGCTACTGCATTGCTTATACCTACTTCGCTTTCCTGATCTTCCCTGTTTACCtgattgacaaaaatattatatgataagcacaataaaaataattatttattactataactatatttcttaaatttcttgttacttgtttattctatttttaaatttaataaagaaattaaattatataatgtattaaaatgttataaaaatgtaaatggttataaattaactatttgttaattaaatataagtttctttataaatatatatttatctatatatcataatatttataattattaataatgaataatatatttaaaatagatcaGATTGTTTAATGAATTCTTATCAtgatttcagaaataaatgtttcaatataattagatatattacgtaattttCTTGCTGAAATGCAGATGatctgttttaataaaaatagagagttcataagtaattgtaatttcttattacaGTCCATGTATGTTCCAAAGCAAAAACATCTTTATCATAACAATGCAAAAGATTTAAAGcacatttgtattatataacacacatcaatattttgtcaaatttattctaacaatttaatattccttttctgctgttctcaaaatttgtgttttatagACTAGAAACAATTTAATGTATACGACCTTGTGGATTCAGGACAGCTTATAAGCGCTACCTTCTgcaaattaattgaaagaacAAAGATGTTATGCTTGTGTGGAATAACTACAAAAAGAGACATGGGAATACTTACTTCTTTGGGACTGGATAGATCTGACGTTGACTGAGGTATGGTAGGAATGGTAGGTTGGGCCGTCGTTCCTGTAGCTGCAGGACTACCAAAACTGCCTTGCAACGTACCAGCGTTGCTGGAGACAGTCTGTGAGGTTGGTACAGTGGCAGCTGACACTGGAGGTTGTTgcttctttttcaaattttctttatagcaAAGAGAACAAAGGCCATCGGTAGCCGGTGAGCCATAAAATCCACAGCCACTGCGACATAGGGCTTGCATAGGATTAGACTCTCGTTCCATAATTCTTGTCTTTCAGTATCACTCTTTGTTCAATCAAGAAGATTCCTGTTTATATTCTAGTGCAATTGTGCTGCTTTGAGAAACAGTGGAAAGTCACAGTCAGCTTGGTGCAGGATAACTAGATGTCCTTCGCTGCAGCTCTCTTCCCGATTGCTCCTCCACAACTGCGTGTCACCATGTACTCACCTATTACaagttatgtataattaatggtgaaagataaaatattaattgtcataaaaagtattttatacaaccacaaagtttaaatatataatttaagcttattattaaaatttatatgaaactcatgtaaatatcatattgCATTATGTTACATACACATTTTATGTGTCTTTAGAATTGTAAAAATGAGtatgaaaatgtattaaagaTAAAGGACAGAGACAATTcaatgtgaaataataattacaacataattgtaatgcaaattatataattaaagtttatagtgctacattaatttattcatacaaTAATATGCATTATCTGATTAATGGCAAAGAAATATGAATGAGTATGTagttatcttatttttaagctgtatgtaaaaatcataaaaattacgaataagaaaatatataaaaaaaaaaactcagataatacataatctttttaaatgataatgtaaCCTAGAGAGCATTTCCAATAAGAATAGCAGgcgatttttcgaaaattcagCTAATACGCTGTAAAGTAGCACGAAAAATGAAggtatcataaatttatcatacttCCTGCGTCAAGCAAGGTCAGACCACAAATATCTACTCAATGGGACATGTCCTCTTGTAAGTGAATATGCCAAGACACACTCGATAATAACCGAAATTTGAACTAAATGACACTACAATAGGAGAAAAGGGAAAACGGTGCTTCCGAActcaacgagagagagagagagagagagagagaaagaacgagagaaaaaaagaattcggtaaagagaaagaaagagagagaaagagagtgaatgagagagagcaagagagcgagcgagaggGAGGCGAGAGGAGAGGAAATAATTCCTAGGAATTTTTACTACGTCATCTTGGCgatctgattttttttccgcCGCGCGATAGTCCGACGAGAGGCGTGATCGCGCAGCGTGATATTACTACTCACTTTCCAACACGCAGCCGTGTCGCAACCGATGCACAACATGGAGTAGGAATTTGTGCGAGGCATTTAAGTAACGGCAGCCGTATCCTTATCGCGGACTCGCGAATACACCCCGCACAATAGGACcgtgaagagaaagagagaatcggCCGTCTCTTTCTCCCGCGTCGCGGTGGCTCGCTCTCGTTTTATAATCTCTATCGCCGCGCACTTTGCGCGGCACACGAAATCACGACGGAATGGAGCAGCCTTCACTTCGCGTTTCCCACCAAGCGGTCGCGTACGGGCCGCGGGGATAAAGAGAGTTTCGAAGCTACGTGCTGCGTGCACTCGCACGACTCTTCCCGGCTCGCAAACGCTCGATATTGCTTCAATCCACGATGCCCGCAAGGACGGAGGAGAAACAACGATAACGACGGGCGAATGTTTTCATGATGGCGAACGTGTGGATCAGAGGCGCGCTGGCTTTTGGGCGGACGCGTAAGCGGCTGCGACGACTGCGGCGGCACCGCGCGCACAACTACGAATGTACGAATAGTGGATTAGTATGAACGAATGCGACGGTGGCAGCGGCGCCGGCGCCGGCGCATCGCGACGCGATCGTGGATACGGAACTTAAACTCTCGGGTATAAGGGGTGTCCCTCTCGAACGCGCTTTCTCTCCATCTCGATTATCTCTCGGATTCCTTCGGTGGGGATTTCTACCTGAAAATTTGATCGCATCCTTTCTCACGATTTCGACTGCGAAACACCTTTCGATCGCTCCCGATTAATTTCCCGATTAAGTAAATTCAGTCGGTAAAGATGTATCTTTTcacaaacatattatatagtgTCATcatagttatatgtatacgagATATTTCGGAAAAAAgcatagagaaaaatttaaatattattttataactttaggCAGACAAGATGACAGTacgtaatatgttttatatatattatggcaaaatattttattaatataaagtttttataaatcaagatCCAAGTTGATTTCAAATTAGTAAAATACGGTTTATATAATGAGATTGAAAAATGTCgaataatttagtttataatatataaacgaatagataatatagttaatattttcagaCTGTCTTTAGATAGGATtaacaagatatttaaatcGCTAGTTGAGTCATCGATCTGTTTTATTATCAGCGTTATTCTAATTAAGAAGAAGGAATGAgagtatatctaaaaatatgacaaatttattataaccaAATTCGTTAGATAAAGAGATTGAaagtatattgaaattttaataattattttaagcacgCTCAATGGAAAGTTAAGATACCGAGTTTATGGATCAATCAAGGAGCGGAAGCATGACGCTTTTCTTGCGAATTAATTTCACAAGATTCATGTGACTTACACTATATTACGAACACATATAATAGCTGCGATCTCTATGATTTTCGTTATCTTttctatacatgtatgtatttatataacattttctaGAGACCATGACCTTAATTTTAACGATAGATTTTGTGACCAATTAGAAATCTAAACTTATCTAAACTCGAGAAATTCCCCTTActcatcaataattttaaaaccatAAATTGGAGATTGCTGTCTGTGAATCGCAATTTAGTattttatcgagatatttCGTCCAGTTTCTgcttaatattagatattaaaaattcgcaacaaataaatattttttataatttcaaaattaaaatctattttcttctaaattttattttatgtgcaataatcgcattttaaattatatttttgtcgaaattaggttttatttttttattatgtatgcaacgatcaattatatttgtaaacagAACTTAAAAAGGGAAAACTAGGAAAAGAGATTAACAAAAGCATCGATTCACTTTTCAAGATTTGATTTGATTACAGCTCGACTAAAACAGTTCTCGgatacagaatatttttatttgaatcgaatggtctcctctttctctatcgGTTATAAAGGGTCACAGGAGGTTAAGAATTGGGTCAACCGTCTCgatcggaaaaaaaattattagaacgCGCGCATATAGGATCTCACCGAAAGGATATATTTcatagcaaatttttaataaatttgtatcgaTATAAGGTACAACTGAGTgaattataactataaattatatttaaatatatcatacatatatataatgttattagaaaataacaataagtaattaattaatagcaaataatattcatgcaacgataaacatataaaaatattcataaaggaaataattttgtttcactATTCAAAcctgaaaattattacacaaaaaaCTCTAAGATaagtcttttaaaaaatataaatgttttttagaaTGAAAACTGCTTGTCATGATGAATATACACATGTGTTATGGAAGAACATTTATCTACAACGCAGAATGAGAATCTTGAGtgcaattaatgcaaaattatctcagacaattagaaaaataagaaatgtttataaacAGTTGCTTGTGCCCAAGTGCTCGAGTAAACATcagcattaattatattagatattaaaaaaaaaaaagaatttgttggattctgataaatatcatttacgtaaaatttaactttcatGCTTGCGCAATCGAACATGTTCATTTAATCAGAATGTTCAAAAAGCCtagaagatttatatattaccaCACGTATACTTTCCCATAAATAAAACAACTAAAAACTGTCGATAGgtgttaatcattatatatatatatatatatattcaacaattatcattatagataattatattataggtatatttatgataatatgttATGTTATTTATGGTAACATGTTTTGGAGATatacaattatagaaaaatatccaataaataatattaataatataataaacatgtttcgtcgtatataaaaatccaattttggcaagtttcaaatttaaaaacatattttttccgACAAAAAGCACATCTGCATACTCTTTATAACTGcataagcaaaattatttattatccgcacacataactatttttttataatcgttaTTGTTACAATAAAAAGTTTCCATAGCATGCATGTATGCAAAACAGTCTTTTGTTGTTAGAATTATTCGTTTAGAAGGGACTGTGGATCGAACGTCGGAACAGCTGCTTGCATAAACGTCGCAATGGTCAGCGGCAGTACTGAAGTGAGATGATAATGCGAGGATAACAGAGGAGAAGGGGAATAAGAAGGGGGAGACAGGGGCATACACGCGCTCGCGATGCCCCTACGTTTTCTACTATCACGAAGTCCGCCCGATTAAACCCAATGTAAGGTAGGGTTCCAATACGTACTCTTACGTCACACGCGACGAAGGAAGGGACAGGTGGCACGATGACGCGCTGACTTTAAACGTCGATTActtgatatttaattgcatcttATATTCGTCGTGACACGCTCGTGTAATTTGCGCCGCTGCCACGGAAACGATATATCCTACGCCATGAGAGACAAACAGCGTGGAATGAAACCGCGTCGGACACGCGATCCTCTCGAATGAGTCGGCCGCTCGCGAGGATTGTCAGCTTTGACAAAACGCGCTCCACTCTCTCGTTTTCTCcataaatgaataatgtacgatatttaaaaaaaaaaagatgataaattGTTGTTTAAAGAATTAACAAGCGTCatagtgaaaaatattaaaacactgTTGTGTGAAAGATTATAAaccttttatatatacaggagaatatatacttattaattttattttatagattatgcATTTATTGCGCAGCATAAGAATATAAACTCGTAAACACCGACGGTTTGCACAATTTGTGAAAAAGTAATTCCTTCCCCACTTTCGACTCACGATTCAGCTTAATCGGACTTTTATCCCACTTGTGCTGCTCGACCGACAGCACAGACGCAGCACGTGAAATTTTGACAGCTGCGATACCACACACCGATTTCATCAAATATGTAGAATACGGTATAATAAGcagaatgatttttaattaagaatttgtaAAGCTGATGCAatgttctctttttattttatttattctatttttcctttttattagatatacatatattacacacacaaaaatcatatgtaaaaaaatatctctgtatttttttgctttcgaTAAAGGATCGAGTTTCTTCGTATCTCCTGCAAATAATACTTGAGCGAGACAATAGCTTTAACATTATTCTTACAAGCCACGTCACAGCTACGTCGTCATCAGTTATAAGTACCAAGCTGGTAAACTCCTTAGTCGTAATGAGGAAAGAGGCAATGCCGTAGCAAGGCCGAGGCAAACGCAAGTAGCTTCAAGGAAAGTCAGCACGGTATAGTCAGCACATAATTGCCCACATTCGCTTGACTTC is a window of Cataglyphis hispanica isolate Lineage 1 chromosome 4, ULB_Chis1_1.0, whole genome shotgun sequence DNA encoding:
- the LOC126848819 gene encoding AN1-type zinc finger protein 5; amino-acid sequence: MERESNPMQALCRSGCGFYGSPATDGLCSLCYKENLKKKQQPPVSAATVPTSQTVSSNAGTLQGSFGSPAATGTTAQPTIPTIPQSTSDLSSPKEVNREDQESEVGISNAVAEGSSASSGDVDDSFDSKETDKESKKKKNRCAVCRKKVGLTGFECRCGGLFCAVHRYSDKHDCKFDYKEMGAQEIRRNNPVVVGEKVQKI
- the LOC126848821 gene encoding small nuclear ribonucleoprotein Sm D3; the encoded protein is MFIPPPPCQCAKTFGSLHNHNHNHNIDFRFQQVFIREIFLIGHTMSIGVPIKVLHEAEGHIITCETNTGEVYRGKLIEAEDNMNCQMQNITVTYRDGQVGQLENVYIRGSKIRFLILPDMLKNAPMFKRPGGKGSGTAGRGKSAILRAQARGRGRGQNQRGKGTGSAPWLNQQNQPGGSQTGRGRG